A DNA window from Cloacibacillus sp. An23 contains the following coding sequences:
- a CDS encoding tyramine oxidase subunit B — MSGKVDFLYLSEPDMIKAGVLDSKKCVDTVEEVFRLLSRGDYLMGGPKENSHGVMLWFPEQPRFNMPVAGPDRRFMAMIAYLGGRFNVCGEKWYGSNVENPAARHLPRSILMIVLNDPVSSAPLAFMSGNLVSAMRTGAVPGVAARHLAKQDAETAGIFGAGVISRASLLAINAGRPSIKTAWVYDIIKEKSEAFAEEMKANGIQVHVAESPEECVRNSDVIAVATSGKNAVHIEESWMKDGALLATSGVVDVSDEFCLNHKIVVDNWKMHQEWREDGLNSKEGLKSLSTWAPTHQVIRLQVEGKLDEDKDIINLGDVVEKKVPGRTDEKEKIFFVAGGMPVNDVAWSYDVYKNAIANNIGIKLNLWEEPHWF; from the coding sequence ATGAGCGGCAAGGTTGATTTTCTGTATCTTTCAGAGCCTGATATGATAAAGGCAGGAGTTTTGGATTCAAAGAAATGTGTGGACACGGTGGAAGAAGTTTTCCGCTTACTGTCCAGGGGAGATTACCTGATGGGCGGACCAAAGGAAAACAGCCACGGCGTGATGCTGTGGTTCCCGGAACAGCCGCGCTTTAATATGCCCGTAGCAGGCCCGGACAGACGCTTTATGGCGATGATCGCATATCTGGGCGGAAGGTTTAACGTATGCGGAGAAAAGTGGTACGGCTCGAATGTCGAGAATCCTGCGGCACGGCACTTGCCTCGTTCGATTCTTATGATCGTTCTTAACGACCCGGTATCCTCGGCGCCGCTTGCATTCATGTCGGGAAATCTTGTAAGCGCTATGCGGACCGGCGCTGTGCCAGGCGTTGCAGCCCGCCACCTTGCCAAACAGGACGCGGAGACGGCCGGTATCTTCGGAGCGGGCGTCATCAGCAGGGCGTCTCTTTTAGCGATCAACGCCGGACGCCCGTCTATCAAAACTGCCTGGGTTTATGACATAATAAAGGAGAAAAGCGAAGCGTTTGCCGAAGAGATGAAGGCCAATGGCATACAGGTGCATGTTGCGGAGTCGCCTGAAGAATGCGTCAGAAATTCCGATGTCATTGCGGTTGCGACATCCGGCAAAAACGCGGTGCATATTGAAGAATCTTGGATGAAGGACGGTGCTTTGCTTGCGACCAGCGGAGTCGTGGATGTTTCCGACGAGTTCTGTCTGAATCACAAGATTGTTGTCGATAACTGGAAAATGCACCAGGAATGGCGCGAAGACGGGCTCAATAGCAAGGAAGGGTTAAAATCTTTGTCTACTTGGGCTCCGACGCATCAGGTCATCAGGCTGCAGGTCGAAGGAAAACTTGACGAAGATAAAGATATCATTAATCTTGGAGATGTTGTTGAGAAAAAGGTTCCAGGGCGCACCGATGAAAAAGAAAAAATATTCTTCGTCGCCGGAGGCATGCCTGTTAATGATGTAGCGTGGAGCTACGATGTGTATAAGAATGCTATCGCCAATAACATCGGTATTAAACTCAATCTTTGGGAGGAGCCGCACTGGTTCTAA
- a CDS encoding LysR family transcriptional regulator, which translates to MELKNIYTFLRVAELGSFTKAANELGYSQSTITVQIKQLENELGFLLFDRIGKSVSITSKGEEFIIYANRFARLEMEALNLGNADSSVGGALRVGVPESLLIWDLPRLITEYHELYPKVNLEVTVANGSNLYKFLRENMLDVIYLIDNISYRKDYIKEAISPVNLSFVTHPNNLLCRRQQLHLSEIAKEPLILTERNAIYRKCLDIEAARNDIELVPILEIESLELILRLVKMGMGISFMPNFTVQESLENKELALLDVCCSSFHLWSQVVYHKNKFISPQIEAFIQLIKKRQL; encoded by the coding sequence ATGGAATTAAAAAATATATATACTTTTCTTCGAGTTGCTGAGCTCGGCAGCTTTACGAAAGCAGCAAATGAGTTGGGCTATTCGCAGTCGACGATAACGGTACAGATAAAACAACTGGAAAATGAATTAGGGTTCTTATTGTTTGACAGGATTGGTAAAAGCGTTTCTATTACATCTAAAGGAGAAGAATTTATAATATACGCAAATAGATTTGCACGTCTGGAAATGGAAGCGCTTAACTTAGGCAACGCCGACAGCTCTGTCGGCGGCGCTTTGCGTGTCGGTGTGCCGGAATCGCTTTTGATTTGGGATTTGCCGCGTCTTATCACCGAATATCATGAACTGTATCCTAAAGTAAATCTTGAAGTTACTGTCGCGAACGGATCTAATCTATACAAATTCCTTCGGGAAAATATGTTGGATGTTATTTATCTGATAGATAATATATCATATAGAAAAGACTATATAAAAGAAGCTATCTCTCCAGTCAATCTCAGTTTTGTTACACACCCGAATAATTTGCTATGCCGCCGTCAGCAACTACATTTATCAGAGATAGCAAAAGAGCCCTTGATTCTAACAGAGCGAAACGCCATTTATAGAAAATGTCTGGATATAGAAGCGGCGCGAAACGATATCGAGCTTGTTCCTATCCTTGAAATAGAGAGCCTTGAACTTATCTTGCGTTTAGTAAAAATGGGGATGGGGATATCTTTTATGCCCAATTTTACGGTACAGGAAAGTCTAGAAAACAAAGAACTTGCTCTCCTTGATGTATGCTGTAGTTCGTTTCACTTATGGAGTCAAGTTGTATACCACAAGAATAAATTTATATCACCACAGATAGAGGCGTTCATACAACTTATAAAAAAACGACAATTGTAG
- a CDS encoding DUF3137 domain-containing protein — protein sequence MAVVEQNISGVKLEKMRKRVCRLTFLAIKGAKAVFAMGVVVTLFRQRHFIRYIAEGHWQAAIGAGAMAAGGLMLSFCVAAAFYAVCSMLFWSRSYNLFNQNYKNKYVLTKMRETPGFSELKYTAGRGLPFGGIAKAKLLPVSSETYFKSKDYFEGVYDRIRFCSGSVETFDTASAATLFEGQVIIFSAFHEFKISETPVQIFSSKESGKMKGRTLPHKIETENAAFNRKFSVFAEDGHTAFYILTPQVLEDITEFAGLFPGATYMAFAGESMYVGCAQLHNPFDAFVDVPVEEQSANIKKAAEVIRKARDIMIDIGRREGENAQDGANCHAQRILR from the coding sequence ATGGCCGTAGTCGAACAGAACATAAGCGGCGTAAAGCTGGAAAAAATGCGCAAAAGGGTGTGCCGCCTGACCTTCCTCGCGATCAAAGGCGCGAAGGCCGTTTTCGCCATGGGCGTCGTTGTCACGTTGTTCCGCCAAAGGCATTTCATTCGGTACATAGCGGAAGGACACTGGCAGGCGGCGATAGGCGCGGGCGCGATGGCCGCGGGCGGCCTCATGCTCTCATTCTGCGTCGCGGCGGCTTTTTACGCCGTCTGCTCTATGCTCTTCTGGTCGCGCTCGTACAACCTATTCAACCAGAACTATAAAAACAAGTACGTGCTGACGAAAATGAGAGAGACGCCGGGCTTCTCAGAGCTGAAATACACGGCGGGGCGCGGCCTCCCATTCGGCGGCATCGCGAAGGCGAAGCTCCTTCCAGTAAGCTCTGAGACATATTTCAAGTCGAAAGACTACTTCGAAGGAGTTTACGACCGGATACGCTTCTGCTCCGGCAGCGTCGAGACCTTCGACACGGCCTCAGCCGCGACGCTCTTCGAAGGGCAGGTCATAATATTCTCCGCCTTCCACGAATTTAAAATCAGCGAAACGCCCGTGCAGATATTCTCAAGCAAAGAAAGCGGCAAAATGAAGGGCCGCACTCTCCCGCACAAAATCGAAACAGAAAACGCCGCCTTCAACCGAAAATTTTCCGTCTTCGCGGAAGACGGACACACAGCCTTCTACATACTCACGCCCCAAGTGCTAGAAGACATAACCGAATTCGCCGGACTTTTCCCCGGCGCGACATACATGGCATTCGCGGGAGAATCCATGTACGTCGGCTGCGCGCAGCTGCACAACCCCTTCGACGCCTTCGTAGACGTGCCAGTGGAAGAGCAGAGCGCGAACATCAAAAAAGCCGCCGAAGTAATACGCAAGGCGCGGGACATAATGATAGATATTGGACGGAGAGAGGGAGAAAACGCACAGGACGGGGCGAATTGTCACGCACAACGTATCTTACGATAA
- a CDS encoding DUF1266 domain-containing protein: MHPALEPFAALACWIGGALAFVFAMRALVLRLQKKKAEKRRMFSPLSPTLQWMNTAGSILLALNGGDFRLMGGIFNPRWEHDEKLLASIRKMLLEYWGIQGHEGAVREMRKLVKGGMRAWYGEEMRRLESLYSGCSEEELIAAAQKTDQKADEDSFLPKMLMAYRRYGENALLGWDAGRAAYIVQNCYYAGYVSMEEVLDIGVDAGKLAQAAFTCWEEMMESYLLGGQYWLRENAGDPDSSTAKRWKIYEALLNGDKPYKKIPYAAVAFDTPLSKEVITDRFGFMPEYSEYYAAKNAQQ, from the coding sequence ATGCACCCAGCGTTAGAGCCGTTCGCAGCATTAGCATGCTGGATAGGCGGGGCCCTCGCCTTTGTCTTCGCAATGCGGGCCCTCGTCCTGCGCCTGCAGAAGAAAAAAGCCGAGAAGCGGCGCATGTTCAGCCCGCTCTCCCCTACGCTGCAATGGATGAACACGGCGGGCTCCATCCTGCTCGCGCTGAACGGCGGCGACTTCCGCCTGATGGGCGGAATCTTCAACCCGCGCTGGGAACACGACGAAAAGCTGCTCGCCTCGATTAGGAAAATGCTCCTGGAATACTGGGGCATACAGGGGCACGAGGGCGCGGTAAGAGAGATGAGGAAACTCGTCAAAGGCGGCATGAGGGCGTGGTACGGCGAGGAAATGCGCCGGCTCGAATCCCTCTACTCCGGTTGTTCCGAAGAAGAGCTCATCGCCGCGGCGCAGAAGACGGACCAGAAAGCCGACGAGGACAGTTTCCTTCCCAAAATGCTCATGGCCTACCGCCGGTACGGCGAAAACGCGCTGCTCGGCTGGGACGCCGGCCGCGCCGCCTACATCGTGCAGAACTGCTACTACGCCGGGTACGTCTCGATGGAGGAAGTCCTCGACATCGGCGTGGACGCGGGGAAGCTGGCGCAGGCCGCCTTCACCTGCTGGGAAGAAATGATGGAAAGCTACCTGCTCGGCGGGCAGTACTGGCTGAGGGAAAACGCCGGAGACCCGGACTCCTCGACCGCGAAACGCTGGAAAATATACGAGGCGCTCCTGAACGGAGACAAGCCCTACAAAAAAATCCCGTACGCGGCGGTCGCGTTCGACACGCCGCTCTCAAAAGAAGTGATAACCGACAGATTCGGCTTCATGCCCGAATACAGTGAATATTACGCCGCGAAAAACGCGCAGCAGTAA